A genomic region of Colletotrichum destructivum chromosome 5, complete sequence contains the following coding sequences:
- a CDS encoding Putative Rab-GAP-TBC domain, EF-hand domain pair, Rab-GAP-TBC domain superfamily protein produces MFTLSSLVQKAQQLVDPTQGLNLTNSDKNPSKSSLFQNQFRLPSTSTPLYEINAELTIPPANATYGGKDHDRGYHYAGKLHLSEGYMCFSTTPSSFIQSASTSTSSAFTGQTHGGGPSGNGFTFPLCAIRRVERLNSQNFQFALAITTWNGITQQRDKDKETAAEKEKKDGREQRITIHLAGTRQGCERFCDGLKKGLRAGVGNVGKYKKVVGECYSEYLLRSDDKKNASPPDAGLGMMFRYPGDPKKLRDRAKMRLWAEYLRDNGRNMTLIRQPTFHKLIRVGLPNRLRGETWELTSGSIYLRLEHPTLYAETLAKYEGQESLAIDEIEKDLNRSLPEYPGFQSEEGIGRLRRVLTAYSWVNPDVGYCQAMNIVVAALLIYMSESQAFFLLSSLCDRLVPGYYSTTMYGTLLDQKVFESLVEKTMPILWEHLVKSDVQLSVVSLPWFLSLYINSMPLVFAFRVLDVFFVEGPKVLFQIGLAILRINGEELLDAADDGAFISILKGYFARLDESAHPKSENPKLRAVTKFQELMVVAFKEFSGITHSSITDLRLKNKDAVLSNIESFAKRTALRNLGPDSKLLATEELGALYDRFYTILYERQQRESIIQQEKQRRAKNARPRARDVFEANDEHVEKGRVALGASTSLMDYDAFREFLANMAKWAISDSPTTPRRDTFADKDRNAYTSRRQNNGMLSPWGSSPEPADHEFMQRLFKKWDVSGTGALTLANVVAGFARIKGKKDIMGTITYFFELYDDDGDGKVDREGILRISEALLFLSRRGLEGTLSPSASTLTLGTPNGQGPEPGLPGISTNEKFLGSVSAFIRRCFEYADPDHPNNKIHEEEKHKSADDGGAFAIGDDDDEDEEDLLAMDSPASSPSKAKKLSPESPSSLAEGKSYQPAAGQRRVSKAQSEAANAALDPANPLHMTLPTFRMVVLADELLEQFFESSFPTSFHLIEGLPSASTPTSTLTTFSSLNFGRAPVAALNPAAQGATRGLRGVLDNIVTDGMRVAAEVRRRMEEAQKELEKNALPGQRDEEEEDDADIGVEIGIRKGTAGGSADIERRSVRSEDRDLLDGADAEAGANGGGKEGQLVDIEPTTRSDANAKGVVEFEG; encoded by the exons ATGTTCACTCTGTCCAGCCTCGTGCAGAAGGCCCAGCAGTTGGTCGACCCGACCCAAGGCCTGAACCTGACCAACTCGGACAAGAATCCGTCCAAGTCGTCGCTCTTCCAGAACCAGTTTCGCCTTCCCAGCACCTCGACACCGCTGTACGAGATCAATGCCGAGTTGACCATCCCGCCCGCCAATGCCACCTACGGAGGGAAGGACCACGATCGAGGCTACCACTATGCTGGCAAGCTGCATCTCTCCGAGGGTTATATGTGCTTCTCCACAACTCCCTCAAGCTTCATCCAGTCGGCGAGCACCTCGACTAGCTCTGCTTTCACTGGCCAGACACACGGCGGGGGCCCGAGCGGGAATGGCTTCACCTTCCCTCTCTGTGCCATTCGCCGCGTTGAGAGGCTGAACAGCCAGAATTTCCAG TTTGCCTTGGCGATTACCACCTGGAACGGCATCACCCAACAAAGGGACAAAGACAAGgagaccgccgccgaaaaggaaaagaaggacggcagaGAGCAGAGGATCACGATACACCTAGCCGGCACTCGGCAGGGCTGCGAGCGTTTTTGCGATGGCTTGAAGAAGGGCCTCAGGGCCGGCGTTGGTAACGTCGGCAAGTACAAGAAGGTTGTCGGCGAGTGCTACTCCGAATACCTTCTCAGGTcggacgacaagaagaatGCGAGCCCGCCCGACGCCGGTTTGGGCATGATGTTCCGCTACCCCGGAGACCCCAAGAAGTTGCGCGACAGGGCCAAGATGCGCCTCTGGGCCGAATACCTGCGCGACAACGGTCGGAACATGACGCTGATCCGTCAACCCACCTTCCACAAGCTCATCCGTGTCGGCCTGCCCAATCGACTGAGAGGCGAGACCTGGGAATTGACCTCGGGATCCATCTACCTCCGGCTCGAGCACCCCACATTATACGCCGAGACACTGGCCAAGTACGAAGGCCAAGAATCTCTCGCTATCGACGAGATCGAGAAGGACCTGAACCGTAGCCTTCCGGAGTATCCCGGCTTCCAGAGCGAAGAGGGAATCGGTCGGCTCCGGCGCGTGCTTACCGCCTACAGCTGGGTGAACCCCGACGTCGGCTACTGCCAGGCCATGAACATCGTCGTGGCGGCACTGCTAATCTACATGTCCGAATCACAagccttcttcctcctgtCGTCACTCTGCGACAGGCTCGTCCCAGGCTACTACTCGACCACCATGTATGGAACCCTACTGGACCAGAAGGTGTTCGAGTCGCTTGTCGAGAAGACGATGCCCATTTTGTGGGAACACCTGGTGAAGAGCGACGTGCAACTTTCTGTCGTGTCGCTGCCTTGGTTCCTGTCACTGTATATAAACTCTATGCCTCTGGTCTTCGCTTTCAGAGTGTTGGATGTTTTCTTCGTCGAAGGACCCAAGGTTCTGTTCCAGATCGGCCTTGCCATCTTGAGAATCAACGGCGAAGAGCTGTTGGACGCcgctgacgacggcgcctTCATTTCCATCCTCAAAGGTTACTTCGCTCGTCTGGACGAGTCGGCACATCCCAAGTCAGAGAACCCGAAGCTGCGTGCTGTCACGAAGTTCCAGGAGTTGATGGTTGTGGCGTTCAAGGAGTTTTCCGGGATCACTCACAGCAGCATCACGGATTTGCGGTTAAAGAATAAGGACGCCGTTCTCAGCAACATCGAGAGCTTCGCAAAGAGAACAGCTCTTCGGAACCTAGGCCCCGACAGCAAGCTCTTGGCGACAGAAGAGCTGGGCGCCCTATACGATCGCTTCTATACCATTCTGTACGAAAGACAGCAACGCGAAAGCATTATTCAGCAAGAGAAGCAACGTCGCGCGAAAAACGCACGGCCTAGAGCGCGCGATGTTTTTGAAGCCAACGACGAGCacgtcgagaagggccgCGTGGCACTCGGTGCTAGCACTAGCCTGATGGATTACGACGCCTTTAGAGAGTTCCTCGCCAACATGGCCAAGTGGGCCATCTCCGACTCGCCCACCACGCCACGCCGAGATACCTTTGCAGACAAGGACAGGAACGCCTATACTAGCCGCCGACAGAACAACGGCATGTTGTCTCCTTGGGGCTCCAGTCCGGAGCCCGCCGACCACGAGTTCATGCAACGGCTCTTCAAGAAATGGGATGTTAGCGGTACAGGCGCGCTGACCCTGGCCAACGTCGTGGCTGGTTTTGCGAGGATCAAGGGCAAAAAGGATATCATGGGCACCATCACTTACTTCTTCGAGCTGtatgacgatgacggcgatggcaaGGTTGACCGTGAGGGAATCTTACGCATCTCCGAAGctttgttgttcttgtcgaggcGGGGACTTGAGGGAACCCTGAGCCCAAGTGCCTCTACCCTCACGCTCGGCACTCCCAACGGACAAGGCCCCGAGCCCGGTCTACCCGGGATTTCGACCAATGAGAAGTTCTTGGGTAGCGTCAGTGCATTTATAAGACGGTGCTTCGAATATGCTGATCCAGATCACCCGAACAACAAGATTCACGAGGAAGAAAAGCACAAGTCtgcggacgacggcggagcgTTTGCCattggcgacgatgacgacgaggatgaggaggatcTCCTTGCTATGGACTCACCAGCAAGTAGTCCGTCTAAAGCAAAAAAGTTGTCACCGgagtcgccgtcgtcgttaGCCGAGGGCAAGTCGTACCAGCCTGCCGCAGGGCAACGACGTGTCTCCAAGGCGCAATCAGAAGCGGCAAATGCTGCACTGGACCCCGCCAACCCTCTTCACATGACACTGCCAACGTTCCGCATGGTTGTTCTCGCCgatgagctcctcgagcagTTTTTCGAGTCCTCCTTCCCGACGTCCTTCCATCTCATTGAGGGTCTGCCGTCCGCATCAACGCCCACGTCAACGCTCACGACCTTCTCCAGCCTAAACTTCGGACGTGCGCCAGTTGCTGCCCTAAATCCCGCTGCCCAAGGAGCGACCCGTGGCCTTCGCGGAGTGCTGGACAACATTGTCACGGACGGCATGCGTGTCGCTGCGGAAGTGCgaaggaggatggaggaggcgCAGAAGGAGCTGGAGAAGAACGCCTTACCCGGACAacgagacgaggaggaggaggacgacgcaGATATTGGGGTGGAAATCGGCATCAGAAAGGGCACGGCCGGGGGCAGCGCCGACATTGAAAGACGCAGTGTCCGGAGCGAAGACCGAGATCTGCTCGACGGGGCAGACGCCGAGGCTggggccaacggcggcggcaaggaagGGCAGCTCGTGGACATTGAGCCGACGACCCGGAGCGATGCAAATGCCAAGGGCGTTGTTGAGTTTGAGGGCTGA
- a CDS encoding Putative short-chain dehydrogenase/reductase SDR, NAD(P)-binding domain superfamily: protein MAPILIVGATRGLGASLTKQYAADPANTVYGTTRSKEGPKGFPENVEWLPGVDLTDSKVGETIASQLSSGGSKPLSTVIITAGYFATEDFSADKGPDWAEEQRMYTTSSIAPVFVVHALTHAGLLQGGSRVVLVSSESGSITLRHEKEGGGNYAHHASKAALNMVGKLLSLDLKEKGVVVSIVHPGFMRTEMTKGVGFDKYWDDGGGECLLLCLRGEWIADIRVCVRAAAVTPDEAAESLIKWASQLDMSKTGEYWAPRGPGDIGTAEPVLGKGLSTPLHLPW, encoded by the exons ATGGCTCCTATTTTGATTGTCGGCGCCACTCGGGGCCTCGGGGCGTCCCTCACCAAGCAATACGCCGCGGACCCCGCCAACACCGTCTACGGCACGACGCGCTCGAAAGAGGGTCCTAAGGGCTTCCCGGAGAACGTCGAATGGCTCCCCGGAGTCGACCTGACTGACTCCAAGGTCGGCGAGACCATTGCCAGCCAGCTGAGTAGTGGTGGTTCTAAGCCGCTGTCAACCGTG ATCATCACGGCGGGCTACTTCGCGACCGAGGACTTCAGCGCCGACAAGGGCCCGGACTGggccgaggagcagcgcATGTACACGACGAGCTCCATCGCGCCCGTCTTTGTCGTCCACGCGCTCACGCACGCCGGCCTTCTCCAGGGGGGCTCCAGGGTCGTGCTCGTCTCGTCCGAGTCCGGGAGCATCACCCTCCGCCacgagaaggagggcggcggcaactaCGCCCACCACGCCTCTAAAGCCGCCCTGAACATGGTCGGCAAGCTGCTGAGCCTCGACCTCAAGGAAAAGGGCGTCGTAGTCAGCATCGTTCACCCGGGCTTCATGCGGACCGAGATGACCAAGGGCGTGGGCTTTGATAAGTACTGGGatgacggcggtggtgagTGCTTGTTGCTCTGTCTCCGCGGTGAATGGATCGCTGACATCCGTGTGTGTGTCCGAGCCGCAGCCGTCACTCCCGACGAAGCGGCCGAGAGTCTCATCAAATGGGCGTCACAGCTCGACATGTCCAAGACAGGCGAGTATTGGGCGCCGAGAGGCCCGG GCGATATTGGCACGGCCGAGCCCGTGCTGGGCAAGGGGCTCTCGACGCCTCTGCATCTTCCTTGGTGA
- a CDS encoding Putative serine/threonine-protein kinase, active: MTGLSAINKKLHNMAATVAHANPVPNQIGGGGLSKMMGGGGGSNSNGHGHAQQQHADAGVGPVATRRLTPQDFRVVRTLGTGTFARVCLVRPANATDEERDTVFALKILRKTEVIKLKQIDHVRHERMILGDVAGHPFITNLISSFADRDHLYMLLDYVPGGELFSYLRKFRRFDEETARFYAAEIVLVLEYLHEQQGRVAYRDLKPENLLLDGEGHIKLVDFGFAKRLSNSAGQPIETYTLCGTPEYLAPEVIHNKGHTTAVDWWALGILIYEFLTGYPPFWHQNPIEIYKQIVEKPVMFPHDPPVSAEAQDLIRSFCTVDRSRRLGNISGGAAMVKEHAFFRGVNWDDIYNRRVRGPIIPPIRYPGDAQCFDIYPEDDGKREPYTDDMVQKYDQYFKDF, encoded by the exons ATGACGGGACTCTCGGCAATCAACAAGAAGCTACACAATATGGCGGCCACAGTTGCGCATGCCAATCCGGTACCGAATCAGATCGGCGGAGGAGGCCTCTCCAAGATGATGGGCGGCGGGGGTGGTAGTAATAgcaacggccacggccaTGCGCAACAGCAGCATGCCGACGCTGGAGTTGGCCCCGTCGCAACCCGGAGGTTGACTCCCCAGGACTTCCGCGTCGTGAGGACACTCGGAACCG GTACCTTTGCCCGAGTCTGCCTCGTAAGGCCCGCCAATGcgaccgacgaggagcgcgaTACCGTGTTTGCTCTGAAGATCTTGCGGAAAACAGAGGTCATCAAGCTCAAGCAGATCGACCATGTCCGCCACGAGCGCATGattctcggcgacgtcgctgGCCACCCCTTTATCACGAACCTCATCTCATCCTTTGCCGACCGCGATCACCTGTACATGCTGCTCGACTACGTCCCTGGCGGCGAGCTGTTCAGTTACCTGCGCAAGTTCCGCCGTTTCGACGAGGAAACGGCCCGCTTCTACGCCGCAGAGATCGTCTTGGTGCTCGAGTATCTGCACGAGCAACAGGGGAGGGTCGCCTACCGCGATCTCAAGCCCGAGAACCTCCTgctggacggcgagggccacATCAAGCTGGTCGATTTTGGCTTCGCAAAGAGGTTGAGTAATAGCGCCGGCCAACCGATCGAGACGTACACCCTCTGCGGCACCCCCGAGTACCTCGCCCCCGAAGTGATCCATAACAAGGGCCACACGACGGCTGTCGATTGGTGGGCGCTTGGCATCCTGATTTACGAGTTTCTGACGGGCTACCCACCTTTTTGGCACCAGAACCCTATCGAGATCTACAAGCA AATTGTCGAGAAGCCGGTAATGTTCCCGCACGACCCGCCCGTTTCGGCCGAGGCACAAGACTTGATCAGGTCGTTTTGCACCGTGGATCGATCCCGGCGGCTAGGCAACATCAGCGGAGGGGCCGCCATGGTCAAAGAACATGCCTTTTTCCGGGGCGTCAACTGGGACGATATCTACAACCGCCGCGTACGGGGCCCCATCATCCCGCCGATTCGGTATCCAGGCGACGCCCAATGTTTTGACATTTaccccgaagacgacggcaagCGGGAACCGTACACGGACGACATGGTCCAGAAATACGACCAGTATTTCAAGGATTTTTGA
- a CDS encoding Putative GroES-like superfamily, alcohol dehydrogenase-like, NAD(P)-binding domain superfamily, translating into MPSIPFKQWAAVLEQHGKPPVIVKDRPIPEAVPGSIVVKILATPLSRYARTALDGTIPAPLLDTPFVPCPKSSRTRVQARDDPNVFIMQGNVKGPPSDKTDILAKGEFRDGALQQYQRVPLENVYRIDETLVRKLGVDLINLFSISAFSPAAGAIFESANLKACDTIIIGPSGGSFGGSAVELALAVGANVVALGRNAKLLQAMKNSLKSSRLSTVLMTGDVETDAAAKLAATPGGGGADIFNDWSPGGVTVAPFLPAAIRALKRGGRIVISGGAYGLLEVPYISMVFNKLSVEGSFMCNRESMIRLIHMIESGQLDISTGSGTQVRKFGLDEACLGMPGVCEDIP; encoded by the exons ATGCCTTCTATTCCTTTCAAACagtgggcggcggtgctTGAGCAGCACGGCAAGCCTCCAGTCATTGTTAAAGACAGACCTATCCCAGAAGCCGTTCCGGGCAGTATCGTTGTGAAGATCCTCGCCACACCACTATCACGTTACGCAAGAACCGCGCTCGACGGCACGATCCCTGCTCCCCTCCTCGATACGCCCTTTGTCCCGTGCCCCAAGAGCTCTCGGACACGTGTACAAG CTCGCGATGATCCAAACGTATTCATCATGCAAGGAAACGTCAAGGGGCCGCCTAGCGACAAGACAGACATATTGGCCAAAGGAGAGTTTCGTGACGGTGCTCTTCAACAGTATCAGCGCGTCCCACTCGAGAATGTCTACCGTATAGACGAGACACTCGTCAGAAAGTTGGGCGTCGACCTAATCAAcctcttctccatcagcgCATTCTCTCCAGCCGCTGGAGCCATATTTGAGTCAGCGAACCTCAAAGCCTGCGACACAATCATCATTGGGCCATCGGGTGGATCGTTTGGTGGAAGTGCTGTTGAGTTGGCCTTGGCGGTTGGAGCAAACGTCGTTGCTCTTGGACGTAACGCGAAATTGTTACAAGCCATGAAGAATAGCTTGAAGTCTTCTCGGCTCAGCACCGTTCTCATGAcgggcgacgtcgagaccGATGCCGCTGCTAAACTCGCGGCCACGCCTGGTGGTGGAGGGGCAGACATTTTCAACGATTGGTCTCCAGGTGGTGTCACTGTCGCTCCCTTTCTACCGGCGGCTATTCGAGCGCTCAAACGAGGCGGGCGAATCGTGATCAGCGGCGGAGCTTACGGCTTGTTGGAAGTTCCGTACATATCAATGGTGTTCAACAAGTTATCGGTCGAGGGCTCCTTCATGTGCAATCGCGAGTCTATGATAAGACTAATTCACATGATCGAATCAGGACAGCTTGATATCAGCACTGGAAGTGGCACTCAGGTTCGAAAGTTTGGACTCGACGAG GCATGCCTAGGCATGCCGGGAGTGTGTGAGGACATTCCCTAA
- a CDS encoding Putative cytochrome P450, giving the protein MSHNQHEIQGRIELMIFIYLLCVQYFLLGIYNVFFHPLRHYPGPLLWRFSPVPKNIHMLVGNYAAKAREIHKTYPGAVRVAPNELSYIQPQAWKDIMGRPLRSEMPKDLRYFGGENFGRDSIVTTRPADHTRQRRIFTHAFSNTALKAQEPLLASYADQMVEAMGRHDRRGRVNIVDLYNFCTFDIMADLTFGEPLLLLQNGAYIPWVHNLFAGLKFVIWGVVLLEIPLLGPLVQAVTAAPLKKKAQEHTDYAGRLVDRRLAEANHAKPDIWSFVLRRSGDGAGVDGDDGDTKGLSVREMHANAAVFMVAGTETTATVLSGTTFHLLRNPRAYGLLTREIRGRFARAEDIRVDGLVGLEYLQAVLMEGLRLYNPAGAGLPRIVPKGGAEICGNVVPQGTLVSVNPYVAFTHPDNWARPTEFVPERWIHPEDPEWKDDKRDVHEPFSYGPRNCLGKNLAWLELRLLLAKTLWHYDMELCPGMEDWLVQKSYITWEKGPLMVTLKPVERD; this is encoded by the exons ATGTCTCACAACCAACATGAAATACAGGGGCGTATCGAACTGATGATATTCATATATCTGTTGTGTGTACAGTACTTCCTGCTCGGCATATACAatgtcttcttccacccCTTACGCCATTACCCGGGGCCGCTTCTCTGGCGGTTCAGCCCGGTACCCAAGAACATTCACATGCTTGTGGGCAACTACGCCGCCAAAGCACGCGAAATCCACAAGACGTACCCAGGAGCCGTCCGCGTCGCTCCCAACGAGCTCTCCTACATCCAGC CACAGGCATGGAAAGACATCATGGGCCGCCCCCTCCGGTCCGAGATGCCCAAGGACCTGCGCTacttcggcggcgagaacTTTGGTCGCGACAGCATCGTAACGACCCGGCCGGCTGACCACACGCGTCAGCGCCGCATCTTCACCCACGCCTTCTCTAACACGGCCCTCAAGGCCCAggagccgctgctggcgtCCTACGCCGACCAGATGGTCGAGGCCATGGGCCGCCATGACCGCCGCGGACGGGTCAACATCGTGGACCTGTACAACTTCTGCACCTTTGACATCATGGCCGACCTCACCTTTGGCGAGCCGTTGCTGCTCCTCCAGAACGGCGCATACATCCCCTGGGTCCACAATCTCTTCGCCGGGCTCAAGTTCGTCATCTGGGGCGTCGTGCTCCTCGAGATCCCCCTGCTGGGCCCGCTGGTCCAGGCcgtcacggcggcgccgctgaAGAAAAAGGCCCAGGAGCACACCGACTACGcgggccgcctcgtcgaccgccgcctcgccgaggcgAACCACGCGAAGCCCGACATCTGGAGCTTCGTCCTGCGTCGGAGCGGGGACGGCGCAGGAGTagacggtgacgacggcgacaccAAAGGTCTCAGTGTCAGGGAGATGcacgccaacgccgccgtcttcatggtcgccggcaccgagacgacggcgacggtgctcTCCGGGACGACCTTCCACCTGCTGCGGAACCCGCGTGCGTACGGCCTGCTGACGAGGGAGATCCGCGGGCGATTCGCGCGGGCCGAGGACATCCGCGTCGACGGGCTCGTCGGGCTCGAGTACCTGCAGGCCGTGCTGATGGAGGGGCTAAGGCTGTATAatccggccggcgccgggttGCCGCGGATCGTCCCGAAGGGCGGGGCCGAGATCTGCGGCAACGTGGTTCCCCAAGGC ACCCTCGTGTCAGTCAACCCGTACGTCGCCTTCACGCACCCGGACAACTGGGCCCGGCCGACCGAGTTCGTACCGGAGCGCTGGATCCACCCAGAGGACCCGGAGTGGAAGGACGACAAGCGAGACGTCCACGAGCCGTTCTCGTACGGCCCGAGGAACTGTCTCGGGAAGAA CCTCGCGTGGCTCGAGCTCCGCCTGCTCCTGGCGAAGACTCTCTGGCACTACGACATGGAGCTGTGTCCCGGGATGGAGGACTGGCTCGTGCAGAAGAGCTACATCACGTGGGAGAAGGGGCCGTTGATGGTGACGCTGAAACCCGTGGAAAGGGATTGA